The genome window ATTTGCTGATGGGAGTCGCCGACGGCAACAATCTGCATTTGTTGACTTTGAACGACCGCGATGAGCACAGGGTTTAGATCTTGCGCTTCGTCGACCATGATGAAATCGCCGAACAAACGCGGGTTGCCGAGTGCCCAAAGTTTCACATATCCGTCATGACCCATCGGCATGTCGTCACCTGGGTCGACCATCCGGCGCCATACGAGTTGCGCGGCGAGCGGCGCCCATTTGTAGGCGAATTCCTGATCGTGATCCGAGAAGCCTGGAATTTTCGGCACATGCCGCTCGACGATCTCGACGCGGTCGGATTGGCAGAATCGGGTGATGGTGGTCGCGACGATCGAGCGAAAGAGATCCGCGTGAAAGGGGATCTTCTCGCGGACGCATGACACGTCGAAGGTGCGCGAGCGCGGCGACTTCATCATCTTGGTTTCCGGATGGAACCCCTGTTTGACGACAGTACCATAGGCGAGCGAGTGCGCGGTTTTGCATGTCACGTTGCGCGGGAACTTGGTGGCGGCCTCGGTCGCGATCGACTTGTTGAAACACATCATCAGGCCGCGCCGGTTGGGGACCTGGTTCGCCATAAGCATCAGGGTACTGGTCTTGCCGGCGCCGGCAAAGGCAATCATCTTCATCGGCGCGCCGGTGCGAAATTGCTGGACGGCTTCGGCCTGCTCCGGTGTGGGTGGTGGTGCGAATTTCATGACGGTTGTTCCGGATGGTCGCGGCGGATATGAGCAGCCATTTTGGAAAAGCAGGCACCACCTTCGCGCAGGCCATGACCTCGACCGGTGCCGCGTACACCATTTTCGAAGCGCTCAACATGCTTGCAACATGGACATTCATAGACCGTGGCAAGCGGTCCGGACGTGACCTTGATTCCGTATTTCCTAACGGAGGTCTTTACAATCTTGCGCGTCATGACCGCGACCTCTTACGAACCAGGCCGTCAATCATCCGGAGCGCGGCCGGCGGCGGGTTGTGGATTTCGGCCTTGCCGTGCGCTGCGGCTTCCGCGCCGGACGCAAAGCATGGGACGTCGGACTCATAGGACCATACGGACGGGTCAAGCTCGCGGGCATGCGCCCTAAGCGCAAGCAGGTTGTTGACTCCGTGGGTGATCAGCCAACCGCCGCACAAGCACCCGTCTTGCTGGTGGCACAGGAACAGCTTGTGAGGCTGTTCCCACATTTCACCGTCATAGCCTGGGAGCTTGTCGTATTCCTCGGCACTCCAAATGCCGGACGGAACGTCGCTACGGTAAGGGCAAGATCCGCAAGGTTTCTTGGGTGGGGTGGTCATGAACGCACCTTCCGGCCGGCGAGACGTGTGCGGAGCGCTGTCACCCAATGCGCGGGATGCGACACCGCGTTTGGACCGAAGCGGCGACCGCATTCGTTTTCCAGGTCGAGGGTCCGCGCGAGCGCGGCGCGCCAGTCTTCGACAGCCCTGTGATCATAACCAAGGCGATTGCAGATCTGGGCAAACCGTTCGTTGCTGTCGAGCGCGAGCACGAAAACAGCGTCGGCGGCCTTGCTGGTCGCTTTCTGCGCGACGTCGAGTCTGCCGGCGAGCTGAGAGGGCGTGAGGTTGGTAAGTTTGGTCATGATCGCACCGCCGCGATAAGCGCTTCGACTTTGTCGAGGTCCTGTTGATGGGCCAAACAACCAGATTTCGCCCATCTCGCCTTGTACCAGTCATGTAGAAGCTTGGTGCCTTCTGGCGTAAGCTCGCGGCCGGTCTTGGTGCTTGGGTTCCAGCGTGACAGCTTACGAACCATCATTCGCGTGTGAAGTGCGCTGGCAGATTTACCGCGATAAGCCGCGCCGAAATCGTCGGTCAAGATCGCGAACAGGATTTTGCGTTGTGGGTCGGTGAGTTTGGTCATGTGGGGAACCCCTGTGAGTCGGTGGAGTTGGACGGCACGGCGGCCGCCCGTTGATGATCAATTGCAGGTCAGGACCAGTGCGAGGGCGTTGCGCGGCGAGCGAGCTTGAATCCATCCATTGTTACAACGAAGAACACGGCGGTCATAATCATCATAGGACAAGTAAAAGAAACCATTCGATGATTTGATCGCTTCACGAACTACGGTCCAGGTGACTGATTTGCGCTTGGCCATTTGGGGAACCCCTTGGAACCGGGCGACACCGCGTCGCCCGTTCCTTGTTCATAGCGGTTCATAGCGACCGCGTCAATTGGAATTATTTCAACTCAGTTCGGCGTGTTCGGCCTGGTCGTGTGCGCCGCAAGCTCGCGGGCGCGGGCGGCAGTGCCGGCGTTGCCGCCGTTGACATGCGGATCTCCGCCGCGCGGTCCAAGACTGTCGCCGCTGTTGAACGGCTGAAAGCTGTCACGGTCGATACCGACACCGGAGCAACCGGCGAGCAGGGAAGCGGCAACGGTCGCAATCAAAACGTATTTCATTTATTCGTCCTCTGGGTCGTCATAGCAACGTTGGTTGCCATATTGTTCAACACTAATAGAACCTTCGTTTTCCCATGGCATTGTGTCGTGTTGGGTGCGATAAGTCGCTTGCGCCATGGCTTCCGGCAAATATTTGTCCTTTTGCAACTGATCCGGAATATCGATTTCAACTTGACATATCTGACGCACCTTGATGATGCGCCAGAATTCGAATGTGACTTTCATTATTTACGCGCCTCATATTTACAACTTTCGGCGGTCATGTCCTGCGCGATCTTGGCGGCTTCGGCCTGGGTGGCGAAGCGAAGATGACCGCCGCGCGAGTTCTTGGCGTAGCGGGTGCGGCCGCCCGCGCTGGATACCTCGACGATGCGCCAAGGCTTATCTTTCGCCGCGTTGCCGCGCTTGGGCGGTTCGGTCGCTACCACCTCAACCACCTCAAAGCGGAAATCGTTCGGCCAGTACTGGCCGTGTCGCATTGCCTCTTTCGTGGCGAGGAAACGGGAGCTGGAAAACCCGCTGTTGGTCCGGAGTTCGCTGTTGGCCTTGCCGCTGGCGTACCAGGCGAAAGCCAATTTATCGTTGCTGGTCGTGCGGGTGATTTTTTGACCGGTCGAAAGCGTAGCGGTCAGGAAACGTTTAGTCATTTGGGGAACCCCTTGGAGGTGGGCGGCACGATGGCCGCCCGGTTGATGATCACAGGTCGTCGAGGAAAGCTTGCCGCTCGTCCGGCGTGAACGCCTTGGATTGCATGATCTTATCCAAGCACGCGCAACCATTTTCGCCGGCAAGATCGTAAGTCATCCAATCGGCTTTCGTCTCGTGGTCGGCGGTGTTCAGAATGCGGTAAAGCTTGGTCATCAGGTCGAGCACATCGGCCTTGGTGGCTTTGGGCGGAAGAAGATCGCGCTTGTTGATCGAGCGGATATCCTGACCATATGTCGTATATGCAGCGGCGATTTTCACCGCAACGGCCGTCGAGCAGGATTTCAGTTTGGGGCGTTTGATGAACAGGTCGCGGGCGGCTTCGTCGCGGGTCGGTTTGGCAACGCTTTCAATAAGCTTGCCGCGAAAGGTGGTGTAAGCGATGAACATTGGGGAACCCCTTGGAATCAGGTGACATCACGGTTCATAGCGGTTCATACGGACGGCGTCAATTGAAAATATTTCAACTCTTCAAGCCATTCGCGAACGATTTCGAATGACGTCCATCCTTGTGGCAAATATCGTTGCTCGCCGGTCGGTGTACCGGCAAGACAATCAAGTTCGATGATCATCACAATCAATCCTGATTGCATTAAAAGAAAATGTCGACTGTCTTTTGTAAGATGTGCCCGTGTGATCATCGATAGTAAGCTCGGTTGAAACAGCGAAAGCTAATGATCGGTTTATCGACCCGATTACCATATTGATCGACAACAATATAATCATCACCA of Candidatus Saccharimonadia bacterium contains these proteins:
- a CDS encoding AAA family ATPase; this translates as MKFAPPPTPEQAEAVQQFRTGAPMKMIAFAGAGKTSTLMLMANQVPNRRGLMMCFNKSIATEAATKFPRNVTCKTAHSLAYGTVVKQGFHPETKMMKSPRSRTFDVSCVREKIPFHADLFRSIVATTITRFCQSDRVEIVERHVPKIPGFSDHDQEFAYKWAPLAAQLVWRRMVDPGDDMPMGHDGYVKLWALGNPRLFGDFIMVDEAQDLNPVLIAVVQSQQMQIVAVGDSHQQ
- a CDS encoding DUF6283 family protein → MTTPPKKPCGSCPYRSDVPSGIWSAEEYDKLPGYDGEMWEQPHKLFLCHQQDGCLCGGWLITHGVNNLLALRAHARELDPSVWSYESDVPCFASGAEAAAHGKAEIHNPPPAALRMIDGLVRKRSRS